From the Labrus mixtus chromosome 10, fLabMix1.1, whole genome shotgun sequence genome, the window ctgtctgtttggatACTAGTCCGTGGTTCATTAACTTGTTATTCCCTTTTTATGTAATACACTGCAATGTGTAAGACAAGAAGGAAACACATGGTTTATGCATTTAAGAACTAGCTAGTGGATGACAACGTGTATTAAAACAgtgattaaatattttttgttccaGCAAATAACATGTCTATGGTgggtaaataataaataacaatagaGGCTATATATCTGATCATTGGGAATCAATATGGTTATTTCTTACCAGCAGGGGTGCTACCAATTCATCATCATAAATGAAATACATATTATGTATAATAACGTGATATCTTATAAAACTATATGGGTGGGATCTTTATTAGCATCATCACTGATTGAAAGGGAAACCACCCGCGCTTGCATTTCACACCATCAGGTCATCATGCACTTAAATAAGACTTTGTTgtacataaaacatttgaatacgTCATTatatggacagaaaaaaaaaatcaataaacagtCAGATCAACGCAAACTTGGGATAAAGGCATAATAATACTATTTTAATATATAAGATAGAAGTAATAATTAGTTATGTGTGCACCTGGATGTAGAAAAAATAACCCAACAGCACAGTGACTGTACAGAATACATATCTGCATTTTGAAGCACAACAACTTGTTTAATTCAGCGGTTAGTTTCATTTAACACCCAGTTAACATACTGCACTGGGTGGGTCACAGAAAAAGGCCGAGACTTAAGCATGGCCTTAAAGGGAACATACATTTCATATACATGTTTATTATGGTATTCAACAATGATAATGTCTTGCATTCAAACTGTTATGTCCCACAAAGGGAGGTCATAATTGTGGCAAAGACATCAAACAGTGATAAGAAACATGACAGGAGGGCATTGGTAGTGATGCCCTTTCTTCCTTCAGCCAGTGTTCCTGTTCATCAACAGTGCTATTAAAACCTACAGAacttctaaataaaataaacttaaacatattttaaaaaggtaaTACATCTTCATTTTAAGATTTGAGTCTTTAAGAACAGTTTTAACAAtaacatatatttatatcttGTTTTGTATTTCCCTAGTTTCACTTAGCATGTATTGCACACTGATATGGAGCATCTGCTCGAGGCAGGAGGGGGTGGGTACAAAAGGCGAGCATCTTAACTTCCCACTCGAGCCGTTCTATGACGGGAGGATGGCGTGAATTTTGGTAAATGTCTGACACCTGGAACTCTTGGTTGATAACTTAAGTTGTCATTTGTCCATTAGGGTGGGCCAACAAGAAGAGAATTCTTGAGAAGCAagtcaacatttcattttaggTCACAAAGGGTCATTTTACTCTCTGCATTACAAGCTTAGGGAACTGAATTCATAAATCAGTTATATAAGAGAACCAATATGTACCTAGTAAAACAAAGAAGCAGTACAAATAGATTAAAAGACAAAGTGATTGTGAGCTCATTGTTTTAcatgaaaaagtaaatgttCTTTTACAAGTGGgaaaagcaaaaacaactgTTTTCAAATTTCTGAATTCATGCCTGTTAGTATAGTCTTTTTCAGGTGGGAAAATTCACATGCCAAGGACCTGTTATAAATCCAATGTCTGCAACCATTATAGAGAGATCCCTAATTCCTGGTATTAATACtaaatcatatttcatttatCAAGAAAAAGAGCTGTTATATGATTCTAAAACAaattttcattttgcaaaagTACCCTAGTGGGATTCATCTTTCCAGTATAcctgtacattttatttcaaacaaaaactcaGAGCTCATGGAATATGCCACACCAAAATATCAGTTTCTTTTAGTCACAATGTAAATGCCGAGCCTTTTTGTGTTCTACATCCTTTGGACATCAGAATCAATCAATTATTGCGGTGTGTAAACTGATACAACTTATCTAACACCAAATTTTGGGATGCTCTGACGGACAGTAATTTCCAACACTATTCTATCTTCATATGACATAATTTACAATCCCAAACCAGTTTAATGATACAGACCGTGAATCAAAATTATTTTTACAAGCTTATTTACAGCTAATACTGGTGTTACTAAGAACTGTACCAATGCCCAACTTCTGGTATATCAGACTCCATTTAGGGAGCCAATACCAAAAAGCAGATGTGCCAGAACTACCTGAAGGTGTGCAGCATTTCTAATCTGGGGGATTTTAAAAGAGTTACCGGTCTAACAGAGTATAATTAAACACAATGCCTCAAACTGCTTGGTCACTATGAGCTGATTCAAACAGTATGCATGCTTGTGTCTTACTATGTACTGcaataataaatgtattgttaGAGATTGATAATGTCCTTATGAAACTGTTTGGAGCACCCCAAAATCAATCCTGTGACTTCATTATAATAAAACTCACAAATGGTATGAAGGGTGAACAGTGGAgatcatttttttctcaaacccCTGCTATACACTTGGGATACTACATTACTTAGGTTGTGACAAAAGGCCTGCAGTCTTATATGAGCTACACCACGCTCTCTCGGTTGGCTGAAACTAGGACGGCCCTGCGGCAGATTGGGCAAGTGGAGTTTTCTGACAGCCAACGATCAATGCAGTGCACATGGTACTCATGAGAGCAGGGAAGCTTGCGTAGCTTGTTACCTTCTGCATACTCTGTTATGCAGACACTGCAAGTCTTCAAGGCATCACTCTCACCAAAATTGCGCATGGAGAGGTTGTCAATCTGCTCTTTGGTCAGCCCTTGGGGCTggtcctcatcatcatcatttaagaGGAAGAAGTGGGCGAGTCGCAGGAATGGTAATGAGCTGGGCTCTTCTAGGCTAATAGGTGGTCTTGGTCGAGCTCTGCCACTAGAGGCAGGTGGACCGGTGGCAAGACTCTCATCCACATCTGGCTCAGCTGTCCTTGCTCTGACTCCAGCAGCCACAGGGGGTTcatcaacatcagcagcaggagcaacttctGGGTTATTGACAGCTTCAGCCAGATCAGCAGGTGTGTTTACTCCTCGATTTGAATCTGAAGAATCAGAGTCTGAATCCATGAGGTAGCCGAGTTCACCAAAACCAGTCATAATCTGTCGAATCATAGACTGGAGAGCCATTGAGGTTGCCTCTCCCAAACCTGCATCAGAGATTCTTCTGATAGGGATGCGAATTGTGCTGACATAGGTCCGCACACCAGCACGCTCAGAGCGGGAGAAAGTCCTACGAAATCCACCACGCTCACTTTCataaagaaatgtgttgttAGAGTTCTGGGAACGTGAGCGGGTACGACTGGCAATGCTGTCTCTCTGGCGATACTCGCCTGGACGCACACGACGCACCTGGAGGTCAAGCATAATAGTAGGGGGACGACGCCCAGCCACACCCCCTTCCCCCCCAGCGGCGTCTCCTTCCTGAGATGTGACATTTTGTGTCTCCAAGACAGTTTCTGGGCTAGCCCTAGATGGCTGAACATCACTATCTACAGTGCTTTGCCTGGCGGGCACATGTTGTCGAGTCCGAGAACTGCCCTCCACTTGAGGGACAGGGAGGTTAATGGGTAAGGTGTCCTGGCCTTGAGAGCTTTGAGTATTACGAGGATTAGGGAGACCATCCATCTGATCCAAGTTAAGAGGGGAGCGGCTCCTTGCTGTACGGGCCCTAGTCCTGCGTGGCTCTGGACTGCGGCTGCGGGGTCTCCTTTGTCCTCTGCGTGGAGAAGGGGAAAGTGGCGGTTGTTCTGGCAAGGAAGCTGCAGCGGGTGAGCTGGGAGGATCTGCTAAAACCTCTTGTGAAACAATCTCTTCTAGTTCAGGCTCTGGTTCTACTACAACAGCCAACTCCTCAACAACTGGTTCTTCCACCACTTCTGTCTCCATGGGGACGACTTGGGGTTCAGCGTTTGCCACAACTTCTTGGACCTCTGGTGTCTCCTCCAGGGACACCTCTGGAGATTCCTCTTGAGGGACCTCTGGAGACTCTTCTTGAGACTCCTCAGGAGACTCCTGCTCCCCCTCAGCGGCTGCCTGCTGTTCAGCCAGGTTGCGGTTGACACTTATCTCCAGGCTGAAGCGGAAATCGCCACTGTTTGGGTTTGTTTGGCTTACGGCCCGCCATGATTGGTTTCCACGATGTCCAGTTCTTGTTGTGTTGCCGGTGCGCCTTACGGTGTTCAGCCAGTCCAAGAGGCTATCCCCACTGGCAGGATCCTCAGAGTTCTCTGGTGGTTCTAAAATAAGCAAAATAAAGAATCATTAACAAGTGACAAATAACTGAATTTGTCAGTACATCTGAAATAATACACACTTACCAACTGGATCTTCTCCATTTTCAGGGGTGGGGGTGTTGTTCTGCTGCTCAGGACCATCTTTGAGTTGCTGAAGTCTACTTAACAGCTCATCTTCTGTTGCTTCTcctaaaacaacacaattatataaaaaaaaaaaaaaatcagccaacATCTCTCGAAAGGACACGAAGttcacttcctcttctctaGTCTGTCCACCAAAGCAAGCTGAAAGAAAGACCTTGTGCATGTAGCTGGGAGGAGTCAGGAGCTTCACTTCGAATAAAAGATCAAAAGTTTTGAATGTGGCAGAGGACCAATAAGGGAATAAGTAAAAATGATGTCATATGTTTTGCAGCTGATGTACATCTGTCAGAAAGGAAAAGCACTGTTGTAATTTTTTTGTGCTGTATTGGCCAATagagctgtttgttttccttccaACACAGCAACAGGACAATACTGAAAACCTCCAGACTTACCAGGGCATGCGAGTCCATTCAATGCCCTCTCCTGGCAGGGGGCCCGCTAAAGGACGCTCCAAACTTACATTCCTCCTTCCACTATCCTGGGACAGAAACGGATTGGGCGTCTTCAGTAGTTCAGAGTCTGTtgcattttgtgcatttaaacaaATCCAAAGCCTAGATATCCTCCGAGGCTTACATTCTAATACTTTATGGCAAGCAGACATTGGGAAGGGGCAGGAAAACGATTTAACCAATACTAAAAagtacttttattttaagtccTAAATACATTAAATAGGTATAAAACGTAATCTAGCCAAATGACATTACAGATAGTGGTTTTACACTCAGTAAGTAAAAAGAGCATGAAAGCATTTTCATAAACATACAGGCCTGGTCTGAATCTCTGCTTTGTTCAAGAGACCTAGAAGCCTTGTAATTTTTGATTAAAGTAGGCCCCAAAACACTGTGTATTAAATGATGTTTAACAGATATTACTGTGAGTTTCTCAAAATCTATagaaacacctttttttaaatatttatcagccaactgtttaaaacatattattgCACACAGAGATTTTTAAACTGCAGATTTGCACTGCGCTTTGGTATCATTGTCATTAACTTTTGATATATGGATTAAAAAAGGGTCTCGTTACAGagccatttttatttaataacaaTTTGCTTCCATGTCACAACCTCCACAATCACAGATTTCTGTCATAAGAAATACAGGTTTGTATGatgagatgcttttttttttttttacctggagTGCCCAACAGATTGTTGTCTCTCATGAGTCGATAGTCTTCATCACTGAGATTGTTGACAAACTGATAGAAAGCCTCTTCCCTGCTCAGGCGGTCCTGCTGACTTGTGCGCTGCGACTCTGGTTGGTCACTGCCACTCTGATCTAAACTGTCAGACCCCTCCATTGATTCAGAAGGGAGGCAAGGTCGACGGATCTTCTCCAATCCTCAGCAAGATcaagctgctgcagaaacaaaaagagaaaaacagtaaAGACGAAGTCAAGGACTGACAAATACATGTCTGACTTGACCCCTCCGTTGACTGATTCACCTCTGTAAACAAAGATGAACGTGATGGCATGTTCAATAAACAACATCTCACAGTGACACACTTCCACCATGTAgcttgtgttagcatgctaactttaCTACAATCGCAACAGCACCAAACTTCAGCTATTGTTTGTATCACACCAGTCAACGCATttgtccaacaaaaaaaaaaaaccctcatcaGTAAACATGACCGTGTAGCAGGTAAACGTAAAGCGGGACAAACATCACGGTTTTGCCTCGGATGAAAAGCAGTATGTTGAACAAAGTcgagataaaaacaaaatggcATCATCTAAGCTAAGCTATCTTGTAGCATTGTCCATGGTGGCTAACTGTGACAACTTCAAACACAGACAGCTACAGCGTCCAGTTATTGGTAGAGACAGTAAACAACAGAATATATTCAAGTATAATGTCGTATGTATCGTGTAGTTAAAATCTCTTTGATAACCAAACAACTCCGCTGGTGTTGTCCCCTCactagctaacatgctaactaaCTACACTTCGGTATTTCTCAGCTAATGCTAACTCTTCTTGTTGTTAACAGTCTTTAATTACACTAGCTGTACAGGACTACTTATTTCGCGAATACACTATATGGGATCAAGGTGTGAAGTTGATATTCGCCTTgtatattgtttcatttttaagccACGTTTCGGTGATTTTGTTAGCATTACCGCAGAGCTTCACACCCGACGTCAGCCGGTGACGTTCAGATCCTCACAAGAGCAAACAAGCTACAATTAGCAagataatgacaataaagacaatCTGAAGGAATACACAGTCCGTCACCACATCCACGTTACATTACCTGTTCAATGATGTCAGTAACAATGTATTCAAACAACCCAGGTGTGCTTCTAAAAGTGTCTGAAACCCGCTTTAGTGTTTTGCTAACTGCGATTTCAGGattccattttctttcttttaggaAGGCTACAATAATCTCCCGGAAACGGATTGAGCtatactttatttttccctGAGTGCAGACTCCAAGGCACTGCGATAAAACAAGACTAACTGGATCCAGCTGCCATCTTCCAATCGTGGCGAAGGGGGCGGGGCTAGGTCGTGCAGTGAGGCTGCCTGACAGTCTTCACCCGGGGCATTAAAGTCTCCCGTTTGTCTCAGAAGAGCTTTAGAAAAGGATGTTTGTTTTGGACCTCGTTGCCCTGTTCCGCTGTAGCGTCACGAAGCGGTTGTACATGCAAATACTATTTCCTTCTGTGGAATTCAAGTTTAAAGGACAAAGATCTGGAGACACACCAGCATGCTTAAATGCGCTCTGTAAATTGTGTAAACTGTAAAAGGCTTTCAATTACATCTTCCTAATGTTCATAGTCTATTGAGATTTACCTAGCACTATAAATGCCACAATccattagattagattagattagattagattagatttactttattgatcccaaactccaaaattgtggcgttacagcagcaggttatcaaacacacactattagcaaataaaacaatataatattaaatgcaagtaaataagcacaaaaaatataaaaacgtattattattaattatacCCTGCTAGAGATGGGGGACATCCACAGTCCCTGGGGGGGTGGTTAAGGCATTAACAGCTCACCGCCATGCACACGCAATAAGCCTATCCAATCAGGtaagataaaaaacaacaaaggagaACACATAGA encodes:
- the rlim gene encoding E3 ubiquitin-protein ligase RNF12-A; this translates as MEGSDSLDQSGSDQPESQRTSQQDRLSREEAFYQFVNNLSDEDYRLMRDNNLLGTPGEATEDELLSRLQQLKDGPEQQNNTPTPENGEDPVEPPENSEDPASGDSLLDWLNTVRRTGNTTRTGHRGNQSWRAVSQTNPNSGDFRFSLEISVNRNLAEQQAAAEGEQESPEESQEESPEVPQEESPEVSLEETPEVQEVVANAEPQVVPMETEVVEEPVVEELAVVVEPEPELEEIVSQEVLADPPSSPAAASLPEQPPLSPSPRRGQRRPRSRSPEPRRTRARTARSRSPLNLDQMDGLPNPRNTQSSQGQDTLPINLPVPQVEGSSRTRQHVPARQSTVDSDVQPSRASPETVLETQNVTSQEGDAAGGEGGVAGRRPPTIMLDLQVRRVRPGEYRQRDSIASRTRSRSQNSNNTFLYESERGGFRRTFSRSERAGVRTYVSTIRIPIRRISDAGLGEATSMALQSMIRQIMTGFGELGYLMDSDSDSSDSNRGVNTPADLAEAVNNPEVAPAADVDEPPVAAGVRARTAEPDVDESLATGPPASSGRARPRPPISLEEPSSLPFLRLAHFFLLNDDDEDQPQGLTKEQIDNLSMRNFGESDALKTCSVCITEYAEGNKLRKLPCSHEYHVHCIDRWLSENSTCPICRRAVLVSANRESVV